The following proteins are co-located in the Solenopsis invicta isolate M01_SB chromosome 7, UNIL_Sinv_3.0, whole genome shotgun sequence genome:
- the LOC105202980 gene encoding uncharacterized protein LOC105202980 — protein MSSEALIKKRGTVKARLTTFHTFLKKAETDPSKARELPLRLERAEKILSEFEEVQQQIEEITDVDNDERTKFEDNFFTVITLARELAARLRPSSSREPSVAPMTTTTTDIATHANSLLKLPNIDLPKFNGEYDQWVTFRDTFEAIIDSNTNLTKIQKFYYLQSAVKGRAAQCFQSLSLSNENYDAAWRLLKARFENKRLIVHHHIQALLDLPIISKESCITPKLDPKSKREWEFKCEFASLPTMTEFMDFLNKRYSILETLLSSNKEKDNVLPDIKSYKKSVALTAQSTNKQCPLCKNIHWLYACPLFQKLSPQERARESKRLKVCLNCLRLHADRECTFGGCQRCKRKHNTMLHFDTNDSSRVKTTNVEESESSQATNVNVSSQASNTVTMSHCAIKSGVYALLSTAIVLIRDSKGEYQECRALLDSASQSHFMTEDLCQRLQLKTYKTNHLINGLSQTNVFVNHRAIAMIKSKYNNYHTDMVCFIVESITGMLPPDEIDARQITIPKNVFLADPKYNIPARIDLLIGVTLFYELLQEQRVRLGNNQPILQETKLGWIISGPFAPCKSSTQCTTSQCHLSTNSQIQEQLERFWKLEEIEHSTPYTKEEQLCENHFVSTHQRDQDGRFIVQLPLKDKVSSLGESREIAEKRLRSIERKLEKNPELKEAYINFIQEYERLGHMSAVENSTGDDKNANYIPHHAVVKATSTTTKVRVVFDASCKTSSGKSLNDILSVGPTIQNSLFDIMLRFRQHSYVITGDIHKMYRQILLNVDQRDLQRILWRTTSGQIQAYRLNTVTYGLASAPFLAIRCLYQLAIEHKDTLPEASAAILQDFYVDDLITGGNNLNQLKTLKEDVTRILRGGGFEMHKWNSNKNLISNEDNDRPQNP, from the exons ATGTCCTCGGAAGCGTTAATAAAGAAACGAGGCACCGTAAAGGCAAGGTTAACTACATTTCATACGTTTTTGAAAAAGGCTGAAACCGATCCGTCTAAAGCTCGAGAGTTACCATTGAGGTTAGAACGCGCCGAGAAAATATTGTCCGAGTTTGAAGAGGTTCAGCAACAGATCGAGGAAATCACCGACGTTGATAACGATGAGCGTACAAAATTCGAAGACAATTTCTTTACGGTCATTACATTGGCAAGAGAATTAGCGGCTAGATTACGACCGAGTTCGTCACGAGAACCATCTGTCGCACCGATGACTACGACCACCACCGATATAGCGACACATGCAAATTCATTACTTAAATTACCGAATATAGATCTTCCGAAATTCAATGGTGAGTACGACCAATGGGTTACCTTTCGCGATACGTTTGAAGCCATTATTGATTCTAACACGAATTTAACGAAAATTcagaagttttattatttacagtcGGCGGTGAAAGGTCGTGCAGCACAGTGTTTTCAGTCTCTAAGTTTATCAAACGAAAATTACGACGCGGCGTGGAGATTATTAAAGGCACGTTTCGAAAATAAAAGGCTTATAGTGCATCATCATATACAAGCGTTACTTGATTTACCAATAATTTCGAAAGAGTCGTGT ATTACGCCTAAACTGGATCCCAAATCCAAACGGGAATGGGAATTTAAATGCGAATTTGCCTCATTACCAACGATGACGGAATTTATGGATTTCTTGAACAAACGATATTCTattttggaaacattattaTCATCTAACAAAGAGAAGGACAACGTGCTGCCCGACAtcaaatcatataaaaaatccGTAGCTTTAACTGCACAATCAACGAACAAGCAGTGTccattatgcaaaaatattcatTGGTTGTATGCATGTCCATTGTTTCAGAAATTATCGCCACAAGAGCGAGCACGAGAATCAAAACGATTAAAGGTCTGCTTAAATTGTTTGCGGCTCCATGCCGATCGCGAATGTACGTTTGGTGGTTGTCAACGGTGCAAGCGGAAGCACAATACTATGTTACATTTTGATACTAATGATAGTTCACGCGTTAAGACGACTAACGTTGAAGAATCGGAATCTTCACAAGCCACGAATGTTAATGTTTCGTCACAGGCAAGCAATACAGTCACAATGTCACATTGCGCTATCAAGAGTGGAGTATACGCGTTATTATCCACGGCAATTGTTCTTATACGCGACAGTAAGGGTGAGTACCAAGAGTGTCGAGCCTTACTTGATTCAGCTTCTCAAAGTCATTTTATGACAGAGGATTTATGTCAACGGTTGCAATTAAAGACATATAAAACGAATCATTTAATTAACGGTCTTAGTCAGACAAATGTTTTCGTAAATCATAGAGCTATCGCGATGATAAAatcgaaatataataattatcatacaGACATGGTTTGTTTTATAGTAGAGTCTATTACTGGAATGCTGCCACCAGACGAAATTGATGCACGGCAAATTACAATTCCTAAAAATGTCTTTCTAGCAGACCCGAAATACAATATTCCTGCgagaattgatttattaattggCGTTACATTATTCTATGAATTATTACAGGAACAACGCGTAAGGCTAGGTAATAACCAACCAATATTACAGGAAACGAAATTAGGTTGGATTATCAGTGGTCCATTTGCTCCTTGTAAGTCCTCGACTCAATGCACTACGTCACAGTGTCATTTGTCTACGAACTCACAAATCCAAGAACAGCTCGAACGATTCTGGAAGTTAGAAGAGATCGAGCATTCAACTCCGTACACAAAGGAAGAACAACTTTGTGAGAATCATTTTGTCTCCACACATCAACGTGATCAAGACGGTCGATTCATCGTGCAACTACCATTAAAAGACAAGGTTTCTTCACTTGGAGAATCTCGGGAAATTGCAGAGAAGCGTCTAAGATCAATTGAAAGAAAGTTAGAGAAAAATCCTGAGCTGAAGGAAgcatatattaatttcatacaGGAATACGAGAGACTAGGACACATGAGCGCGGTGGAGAATTCTACAGGCGATGATAAAAATGCGAACTACATTCCACATCACGCAGTTGTTAAAGCAACGAGTACTACCACTAAGGTACGTGTGGTCTTTGATGCGTCCTGCAAAACGTCGTCCGGCAAGTCGCTCAATGACATACTGTCAGTAGGACCCACGattcaaaattcattatttgataTCATGCTGCGATTCCGGCAACATAGTTATGTTATCACCGGCGATATTCATAAGATGTATCGACAGATCTTATTAAATGTCGATCAACGAGATCTGCAGCGAATTTTATGGCGGACAACTTCGGGACAAATCCAAGCATACCGCTTAAACACGGTCACATATGGCTTAGCCAGTGCACCATTTCTTGCAATACGATGTCTATATCAACTTGCAATTGAACATAAAGACACGTTACCTGAAGCAAGCGCGGCAATTCTACAAGATTTTTATGTCGATGATTTAATCACAGGcggaaataatttaaatcaattgaaAACTTTAAAAGAAGACGTCACGAGGATCTTACGCGGTGGAGGCTTTGAGATGCACAAGTGGAATTCGAATAAGAATTTAATCTCCAATGAGGACAACGACAGACCTCAGAATCCGTAA